Proteins encoded in a region of the Vicia villosa cultivar HV-30 ecotype Madison, WI linkage group LG5, Vvil1.0, whole genome shotgun sequence genome:
- the LOC131601782 gene encoding uncharacterized protein LOC131601782 — MRRQGQYGDASANSYGASQMHHHHHMAGQRMETKSGNFEGRLEAFTPERDNSYPNSKPEGQWRWELDESKMSNPMTSHMFNEGQGGDASRSYFQGQRPDPKLTLQNRSNSDSRSQAHGEDIDVRYEGNHSSQTFEGLEQNFHDDIIKLTKEQQDVEDAEHARHREKINAINTQYEEKLEALRARHGNRRAEFLQRESLARQQQYEQIIRDPYFSSSGMTPRDSHAHSNVNAPASGGEPQRGYSADHFDPYREQSRFLGNARDQGFEPRGPYPGGRVYDTGSRYYN; from the exons ATGAGGCGACAGGGGCAGTATGGTGATGCATCTGCTAATAGTTATGGGGCTTCGCAgatgcatcatcatcatcatatggctGGTCAAAGGATGGAGACTAAGTCTGGTAATTTTGAAGGGCGGCTAGAGGCGTTCACTCCTGAAAGAGATAATTCGTATCCAAATTCTAAGCCGGAGGGTCAGTGGAGATGGGAATTGGATGAATCGAAGATGTCTAATCCTATGACGTCGCACATGTTTAATGAAG GTCAAGGGGGTGATGCTTCAAGGTCCTATTTTCAAGGGCAGAGGCCTGATCCTAAATTAACTTTGCAGAACCGGAGCAACAGTGATTCCAGATCTCAGGCCCATGGAGAAGATATAGACGTTAGATATGAAGGAAATCATTCATCACAAACTTTTGAAGGTCTTGAGCAGAATTTTCATGATGACATTATTAAACTGACTAAAGAACAGCAGGATGTTGAAGATGCCGAACATGCCAGGCACAGAGAG AAAATAAATGCAATCAATACTCAATATGAAGAAAAACTGGAAGCACTCCGAGCTCGGCATGGAAATCGCAGGGCTGAATTTCTTCAAAGGGAATCACTTGCTAGACAACAGCAGTATGAGCAAATCATCAGGGATCCTTACTTTTCCAGCAGTGGCATGACACCCAGAGACTCTCATGCTCACAGCAATGTTAATGCTCCAGCTTCCGGTGGAGAACCCCAACGAGGCTATTCCGCCGATCACTTTGATCCCTACAGAGAGCAATCTCGATTTCTCGGGAATGCAAGAGATCAAGGATTCGAACCTAGAGGTCCTTATCCTGGGGGACGTGTCTATGACACCGGTTCACGTTACTACAACTGA